The DNA segment TATCAATTTTCTTAATTTGATAACCTTTTTCGTGTGTAACAACTGTATAGATTTTTTCGCGTTCGTAATCGATTTGATCGCCTAGATGGTTTGTAAATAGAAACTTTTCATTGGTAAATACCTTAAACAGACCCTTTTTGACCTGCTCAGCTCCTGTAATAAAGTTTTCGGTAAAGTCATACGTATAATCTTCATCTTTTAAATCCCCAATATATTCGGACAATCCAATATCTGCATCGCTTCCATCTAATAAGTACTCTTCAATATACGAGTAATCACGCTCATTCAAGGAAAATTCGTATGCATCCCTAAAACCCAATACAAATTCTCCTGCAGCGTCCACGGTAAATTCCTCACCTGTTTTTACTGCCTCTTTCCCTTCTTCTTTCATAACAGGAAGTTCAAATGCAAAATGATAATTTCCGAAGTCATCTCCGTCTTCCGTGATCGGTTCCGATTTTATCGTTTCGCCATCAGGAGTCTTCCATTCGGCATGCATGGATACTTCCTTACCTTTAGGGAAAGGGCCGAGTGCTTCAAACTCTTCTACTGTTTTCTTTGTACTTTCTCCATTAACAAACAAAGTGGCTCCGTCTACATCTGACGTGGGCCAAGCGTTAGATTCAGGAAAATTTAATTGGGTTTGGCTTTCCTGAGAAGTAACCGTAATCTCTTCCGCCATCGTAATTTCACCAAAAGCATTTGTCATCGTCCCAGTCACTTCGTATGTGCCTGGATAGGCTTTAAAAGGCTTACTAGGCTCATTCGCTTTTTCAACTTTAATGTTGATATCCTCAATAGCAAAGGCAGAGTGATCATAATTTGATGTAATCGAAACATGGAAAGGGAGGGCCTCAATTTCATATGTAGTATAAAGTCCTAAAGCGATGTCATTTTTCTTCACAATAAAACGCTCATGACCATGACTATCTGTAACGGTTTGGTCAAAATCACCGACTCCATCCTCCAGGTGTACCATAAATTGTTCCCGCATCGCCTCCCAATCAGCATTTGCAAGTGAACTCACATATTCTTCAGAATTCATAAGTGCCTCTTCATCAATCGTGACATAATCTAAGAAAGTATCGCTATTTTGCTCAGACACCGCACGATCCATCGCTTTAATTTGTTTGATCGGATCTAAGAATGATGAAAGGGCAAAATGCGCTCCGAATAATAGTATTACTACTCCAACAAAGATCCCTATCAAAACCCTTGACCTTTTCGACATTGTCTTCTCTGAGGTGGTGACCTTCTTACTGTTTGTTTCAGTTTTCTTCGTTGTACCTGTCTGTTTTGTTCCACAAGATGTACAATACTGTTCTCCTTCTGCTAAAGAGTTTCCACATTGTTTACAATAGGACAAATGATCCACACCCTTCCTCTCTGAAACGCAGATTCCGCCTCTAAAATTAGGCACATAGCATTTATGTATGCTTATCAATCTAATATTATAGCAATTTTATAAGAAAAAGTATTCTATATGTATTACTTATGACCCTCCCTCCCCACTCCATGGTAGTAGCTCTTGGTCACCTTTCATCAAACACAAAAAACCCCATACTTGAGTTTAAGTATGAGGTATTAATATTATGTTCTTTCCACACTTAGAATGTCATTTTTCCCCTAGATGAAAAATAAAATCGTTACCCGAACTTAGGCTTAA comes from the Halobacillus shinanisalinarum genome and includes:
- a CDS encoding TcaA NTF2-like domain-containing protein, which encodes MDHLSYCKQCGNSLAEGEQYCTSCGTKQTGTTKKTETNSKKVTTSEKTMSKRSRVLIGIFVGVVILLFGAHFALSSFLDPIKQIKAMDRAVSEQNSDTFLDYVTIDEEALMNSEEYVSSLANADWEAMREQFMVHLEDGVGDFDQTVTDSHGHERFIVKKNDIALGLYTTYEIEALPFHVSITSNYDHSAFAIEDINIKVEKANEPSKPFKAYPGTYEVTGTMTNAFGEITMAEEITVTSQESQTQLNFPESNAWPTSDVDGATLFVNGESTKKTVEEFEALGPFPKGKEVSMHAEWKTPDGETIKSEPITEDGDDFGNYHFAFELPVMKEEGKEAVKTGEEFTVDAAGEFVLGFRDAYEFSLNERDYSYIEEYLLDGSDADIGLSEYIGDLKDEDYTYDFTENFITGAEQVKKGLFKVFTNEKFLFTNHLGDQIDYEREKIYTVVTHEKGYQIKKIDINETNRNEL